The following are from one region of the Sulfurimonas crateris genome:
- a CDS encoding DUF507 family protein has translation MKISLKTIPHIANKIAIDLNKSGVVTMTKGLEPIAKEAEKILLHNVKQEMALEEKVHEICEANEEEIEFNLVDERQLFFMIKKKLAPEFDILLNYEERYSDISHKILDELYEEDLIHFDVTENRIKNIIYNAITSFITEASELDNIIIDKIRAYKKRYIPGTDEFDILYEKLYREELSKRGME, from the coding sequence ATGAAAATATCACTTAAAACTATACCTCATATAGCCAATAAGATCGCAATTGATTTAAATAAAAGTGGTGTTGTTACGATGACAAAAGGTCTTGAGCCTATAGCTAAAGAGGCTGAGAAGATACTGCTGCACAATGTTAAGCAGGAGATGGCTCTTGAAGAGAAAGTCCATGAGATATGTGAAGCAAATGAAGAGGAGATAGAGTTTAATCTTGTAGATGAGAGACAGCTCTTCTTTATGATCAAAAAGAAATTGGCTCCGGAGTTTGACATACTTCTAAACTACGAAGAGAGATACTCCGACATCTCTCACAAGATTTTAGATGAACTTTACGAAGAGGATCTTATTCATTTTGATGTTACGGAAAACCGTATAAAAAATATTATTTATAACGCGATCACATCATTTATTACGGAAGCTTCAGAGCTTGACAATATTATAATTGACAAGATAAGAGCATACAAAAAAAGATATATTCCCGGAACAGACGAGTTTGATATATTATATGAGAAGCTCTACAGAGAAGAACTTTCAAAAAGAGGCATGGAGTAG
- the carA gene encoding glutamine-hydrolyzing carbamoyl-phosphate synthase small subunit: protein MSDLKKAWLYFENGTFLEANSFGAEDTVVGEIVFNVSMSGYQEIMSDPSYAGQFVTFTMPEIGNVGVNSQDMESKAAHAKGMIVRKYQQRYSNFRAEGSLADFLKEQNVMGICDVDTRYITKMLRREGAMMMIASTKISDKDELKKVLQSSPRIEDVNYIEQVSTKTSYKHTQSVYNDREFEYNAAPAAEANIVVLDFGVKRNILNELVAAKMGVEVIPNDFSAETLIDRYNKKEIDGVFLSNGPGDPLVLKHEQEQIKKLIDAKVPMFGICLGHQLLSISHGYDTYKLKFGHHGGNQPVKNVETGLVEITAQNHNYNVPQNIVEVAEVTHMNLFDNTIEGLRYKNAPIFSVQHHPEASPGPKESRYIFNEFLSLIKR, encoded by the coding sequence ATGAGTGATTTAAAAAAAGCTTGGTTATATTTTGAAAACGGAACTTTTTTAGAGGCAAACAGCTTCGGTGCAGAAGATACAGTGGTTGGAGAGATAGTTTTTAATGTCTCTATGAGCGGATATCAGGAGATTATGTCAGATCCCTCTTATGCAGGTCAGTTTGTTACATTTACTATGCCTGAGATAGGAAATGTGGGTGTAAACTCTCAAGATATGGAGAGCAAGGCTGCTCATGCAAAAGGTATGATCGTCAGAAAATATCAGCAGAGATACTCTAACTTTAGAGCAGAGGGTTCACTTGCAGACTTTTTAAAAGAGCAGAATGTTATGGGTATCTGTGATGTTGATACAAGATATATTACAAAGATGCTAAGACGTGAGGGTGCTATGATGATGATAGCATCGACAAAGATAAGCGACAAAGATGAGCTTAAAAAAGTTCTGCAGAGCAGTCCTAGAATAGAGGATGTCAATTACATAGAGCAGGTAAGTACAAAAACTTCATATAAGCACACTCAGTCTGTCTACAACGATAGAGAGTTTGAGTACAACGCAGCACCTGCAGCGGAAGCAAATATAGTAGTTTTAGATTTTGGTGTAAAGAGAAATATTTTAAATGAGCTTGTAGCTGCTAAAATGGGTGTTGAGGTGATTCCAAATGACTTTAGCGCAGAGACTCTTATAGATAGATACAACAAAAAAGAGATCGACGGTGTTTTTTTATCAAACGGTCCTGGCGATCCGCTTGTACTTAAGCACGAGCAAGAGCAGATCAAAAAGCTTATAGATGCAAAAGTACCAATGTTTGGTATATGTTTAGGACACCAGCTACTCTCTATATCACACGGATATGATACATATAAGCTTAAATTTGGGCATCATGGCGGAAATCAACCTGTTAAGAACGTAGAGACAGGATTAGTCGAGATCACGGCTCAAAACCATAACTATAATGTTCCGCAGAATATTGTAGAGGTTGCAGAAGTTACACATATGAATCTATTTGACAATACTATAGAGGGCTTAAGATATAAAAATGCTCCTATTTTTTCAGTTCAGCATCACCCCGAAGCCAGCCCCGGACCAAAAGAGAGCAGGTATATCTTCAATGAGTTTCTATCTTTAATAAAGAGATAG